Within Bacillus sp. Marseille-Q1617, the genomic segment TGCTCGGATATACCGGAATCGTATCGTTCGGCCATGCCATGTTTTTCGGAATAGGAGCCTATTCGACGGGCATATTTTTAGACCGGATGGAGCCGAATATGTTCTGGTTTTTTGTTTCTCTTTTAGCAGGTTTCGTGATTGCCGGAATCATCAGTTATCTAGTCGGTCTCTTGACTCTTCGTCTAAAGAGCCACTTTTACGCAATGTTGACGCTGGCTTTTGCCGGGTTATTCCTTGTTGGTGCGGAAAAGTGGAGAACGCTTACTTTCGGGAATGATGGATTTACATTTCGCACGCCTGATTTCATGAAAGACAGGATGACTTTTTATTTTACTTGTCTGGCAGTGATGGCCGTGGTGTATTTAGTCTTGAGAAGATTCACAAAATCCCCTGCAGGATCGGTTCTTCAGGCGATCCGGGAAAATGAGCAAAGGGCTGAATCCCTCGGGTTTCATATCCTTCATTATAAAATTATCGCGAGTGTCATAGCAGGGGTACTGGCAAGTCTTGCAGGTTCGCTTTATGCCATCTCTTTACGCTTTGTAAACACAAGCGTCTTTACGATGGATATCACGCTTGATGCTTTGCTTATGACCATCATCGGTGGTGTCGGCACCCTGATCGGAGCGATTATTGGTGCAGGATTGATTGAATTTGCACATCACTGGCTGACGGAGCTTGCAGGCACATATCCGATTTTCGAAAGGTGGATCATATTTTTCGGGATCCTCTATATCCTTGCTGTCATGTTCTTCCCTGCGGGCATAGTCGGATCACTCCGGAAAATAGGGAGAAAGAAGAGAACAGTGAAAAGACACCGGGCTGAGGAAAAGAAAATAGCAGGATAGGAGGGAGGCGCCATGACAGTTGGAATTCTAAGTACAGGAATTTATTTGCCTGAAAAGATCATGACGGGAATGGAAATCGCTGAAAAAGCAGGACTTCCGGCAGAAGTTGTCGAAAATAAAATGGGGATAAGAAAGAAAACGGTTCCAGGGCCAGGAGATCATACCTGTGCCATGGGTATCAAAGCTGCAAAATCCGCCATGGAAAAAGCGGGAATCGATCCAAAAGACATAGATGTCGTCATTTATGTCGGGGAAGAACATAAGGAATACCCTCTCTGGACAGCGGCCATCAAGCTGCAGGAAGAGATTGGGGCCTACCGTGCATGGGCATTTGACACTTCCCTCAGGTGCGGGACGACAATCATGGCAATGAAGCTTGCAAAGAGCCTTCTGGAAACCGATCCTGACATCAACACGGTTCTTCTGGCGGGTGGCTATCGGAACAGTGACTTCATCAATTACAGTAATGAGCGCACTCGTTTCATGTATAATCTGGCTGCAGGCGGAGGTGCCGTGATTTTACAAAAAGGATTGAAGAAGAATCAGCTGCTTGAAACGTCTTTAGTGACGGACGGCTCTTTTTCAGAGGATGTCATTGTCCCTGTCGGAGGTACTGTTGAACCGCTGACTGAAAAAGCTCTTCAGCAAGACCGTTATTATCTGGAAGTGCCGGATCCTGAAGGGATGAAGAAAAGGCTGGAACAAAAATCAATGGATAATTTCTTAAAAGTGATCCGTGAATCCCTCTATAAAAGCGGTCATGAGGAGAAAGATATTGCCTATGCGGCGATTCTTCACATGAAGAAATCCGCTCATCTTTATGTGCTGAAAGAATTGGGATTAACTGAAGAACAATCGATATACCTTGAAGACTATGGTCATATCGGCCAATTTGATCAAATTCTTTCCCTTGAGCTTGCTGAAAAGCGACGAAAGCTCAAAGACGGGGATGTCGTTGTACTTGTGAGTGCGGGAATAGGCTATGCCTGGGGTGCGTCGACAATCATATGGGGGGAATCCTTAAGGGGGACTGAAAATGGCAGTGATTGAATTGAAAAAAATTCTGCTTTCGAATGGGGAAACGATGGCTTACCGTGAAAGAAGCGGGGGAGACCTGCCAGTAGTGCTGGTCCATGGAAATATGACTTCCTCAAAACATTGGGATTTACTGCTTGACCGGATGGATGAGCGCTATAAGCTCTATGCGGTGGATATGAGGGGCTTTGGAGAATCCAGTAATCATCAACCCATTACAAGCATTCAAGATTTATCACTTGATTTGAAAGACTGGGCAGATGAAATCGGCATCAGGGATTTCTGCCTGATCGGCTGGTCGACAGGGGGCGCTGTAGCCATGCAATTCGCCGCTGACCATCCCGGTTATTGCGATAGGCTCATTCTGTTAGCTTCAGCCTCAACAAGGGGGTATCCTTTTTTTGGCACAAATGAAGATGGATCGACGGATCATGCCAATCGATTGAAGACATTGGAAGATGTGAAGAAGGATAAAGGGAAGACCATTCCTGTACAAGCGGCCTATGACACAAACGACAGAGAGTTCCTGCGTTCATTATGGAATGCCCTGATTTATACGGATACCCGGCCCGAATCCGAGCTGTACGAAGAGTATATCGATGATATGAGGACACAGCGGAACCTGGCTGAAATCTATCACGCGTTAAATACCTTTAACATCAGTGACCGCCACAATGGGCTTGTGGAAGGAAACGGTCAGGCAAGCTCCATTTCGATTCCCGTGCTCGTGCTCAGGGGGGACAGGGATTATGTCATAACAAAAGAAATGACTGAGGAGATTGTTCACGATATCGGTGAAAATGCAGATTTTACAGAGTTGAAGAATAGCGGTCATTCCCCGCTGGTGGATGACTTGGAACAGCTGGTTGAGAGGATGGAGTCATTTTTGCAGCAAAAGGAGGAAATTTCATGAGACTAGAAGGTAAAGTGGCCCTCATCACGGGAGCTGCAAATGGAATCGGATATGCAGCAGCAGAAGTGTTTGTAAGGGAAGGATGTCACGTCGCACTTATTGATTTTGATGAAGAGAAAGGAAGAGAGAGAGTAACGTCCTTGAATGAGATGGGGGGAGGTAAAGCAGAATTCTTTCAGGGGGATGTGGCGGACCGTTCTTCTGTGGACGGCTTTGTAACGAAAGCCAAAGAGCATTTCGGCAAAATAGATATTCTTATCAATAATGCCGGGATAACGAGGGACGGAATGCTTCATAAGCTGTCGGCCGAAAACTTCCAAAAAGTGCTCGATGTCAATTTGACCGGTGTATTCAATTGTACCCAAGCCGTCCTTCCTCACCTGATTGAAAACGGAAAAGGCAAAATCATCAATACTTCTTCCGTGAGCGGGGTCTATGGAAATGTGGGGCAGACCAACTATGCTGCCGCCAAAGCCGCTGTGGTCGGGATGACAAAAACATGGGCGAAGGAGCTTGGCCGTAAAGGAATCAATGTCAATGCAGTGGCCCCGGGCTTCACTGAAACCGGCATGGTCTCAAGCGTCCCTGAAAAAGTGATCGAAAGCATGAAAGCGATGGTTCCGTTGGGAAGGCTTGGGAAGCCGGAAGATATTGCAAAAGCGTATTTGTATTTAGCATCTGATGACAGTGATTATGTGAATGGCACCGTTCTCCATGTAGACGGCGGAATCATGATGTAAAACAGCATTCTAAAATTCGAGACGTTTGAAAGGGGAAGAGCAAAATGAGAAATGTAGTAATCACATCAGCCCTTCGTACACCGGTAGGAGCATTTGGAGGAGCCTTCAAAGACCTGCTGCCAACAGATTTGATTGTCCCTGTAATGAAGGAAGCAGCCAAACAGAGCAATCTTCATTCAAGTGAAATTGACGAAGTCATCCTGGGACATTGCATACAGCGTACGGACCAGCCAAATACTGCCCGGACGGCCGCGCTTCTTTCCGGTTTTGATGACACGACAACGGGTTTCACAATACAGAGGCAATGTGCCAGCGGGATGCAGGCAATCATCTCCGCAGCCTTGCAGATTCAAACAGGATTATCCGAGATCGTCCTGGCAGGCGGAGTGGAAGCGATGAGCTCAAGCCCCTATATCTTAAAACAGCACCGTTTCGGGCAGAGGCTGCAGCATGGTGAAGTCCGGGATTCCGTATGGGAAGTACTCGAGGATCCGATTCATGGGATCATGATGGGCGAAACGGCAGAAAACCTGGCGGAAAGCCACGATATCTCACGTGAAGAACAGGACCAATTCGCTATGCTCAGTCATCAAAGAGCGGTAAATGCAATCGAAAAGGGTTATTTTGATTCTCAAATCGTTCCTGTAACAATAAAAGGCCGCAAAGGAGAAAAAGTCATCGGCACCGATGAAAGCCCGCGTCCCGGATTGACTGCAGACAAGCTGGCTAACTTAAAGCCTGCTTTCCGTGAGGGCGGGACCGTAACAGCAGGGAATTCTTCCAGTTTGAATGACGGGGGAGCCGCCCTGATCCTGATGAGCGAAGAAGAAGCAGAGAAAAAAGGGCTTCAGCCGCTGGCTCGCATTGCCGGCTACTCAGTTGCCGGGGTCGATCCTAAGATCATGGGGATCGGACCGGTGCCTGCCATCCAGGACGGGATACATAAAGGTAACTGGACGTTGGATGAAATCGATTTATTCGAAATCAATGAGGCGTTTGCCGCACAGTACCTGGCAGTCGAAAAAGAGCTTGGTCTTGATCGCAATAAGGTGAATGTAAACGGAAGCGGGATCAGCATCGGCCATCCGGTCGGGTGTACGGGTGCTCGGATCGCCGTCTCTCTTGTGCATGAACTGAAGAGGCAGAACTTGAAAAAGGGAATTGCTTCTTTATGTGTAGGCGGAGGCATGGGGGCTTCAGTTTTATTAGAAAGCTTGTAAGTTTAAAAGAAAAGGAGAAGGACCAGTCCTGGGATGGGGGCTGGTGCTTTTTTATGTTCCGGGAAAGATCGGGTTGGAATCAGAGAACGTTGATCCCATGTGGCTTCAATTAATTCTCAGCCTCTATTTTTAAAACATGGGGTATCTTTTCCAAGCATAGCGACTGAATGTCTATTGTAATCCATATTTATCCAGATATGCCTTCTTTTCTACCAAACAAAAGTGATTCATATTACTTATTTTAGAAAATTTACATTATTTTAACCCTTTTTCAAAATTTTCTAGTGTACGCTAAGTACGTATTTAATACGAAGGAGGCGTTATGTTTGAAACAGTTTTCAGGAAAATTGGTCAGTATCATC encodes:
- the fabG gene encoding 3-oxoacyl-ACP reductase FabG — its product is MRLEGKVALITGAANGIGYAAAEVFVREGCHVALIDFDEEKGRERVTSLNEMGGGKAEFFQGDVADRSSVDGFVTKAKEHFGKIDILINNAGITRDGMLHKLSAENFQKVLDVNLTGVFNCTQAVLPHLIENGKGKIINTSSVSGVYGNVGQTNYAAAKAAVVGMTKTWAKELGRKGINVNAVAPGFTETGMVSSVPEKVIESMKAMVPLGRLGKPEDIAKAYLYLASDDSDYVNGTVLHVDGGIMM
- a CDS encoding 3-oxoacyl-ACP synthase, whose product is MTVGILSTGIYLPEKIMTGMEIAEKAGLPAEVVENKMGIRKKTVPGPGDHTCAMGIKAAKSAMEKAGIDPKDIDVVIYVGEEHKEYPLWTAAIKLQEEIGAYRAWAFDTSLRCGTTIMAMKLAKSLLETDPDINTVLLAGGYRNSDFINYSNERTRFMYNLAAGGGAVILQKGLKKNQLLETSLVTDGSFSEDVIVPVGGTVEPLTEKALQQDRYYLEVPDPEGMKKRLEQKSMDNFLKVIRESLYKSGHEEKDIAYAAILHMKKSAHLYVLKELGLTEEQSIYLEDYGHIGQFDQILSLELAEKRRKLKDGDVVVLVSAGIGYAWGASTIIWGESLRGTENGSD
- a CDS encoding thiolase family protein, coding for MRNVVITSALRTPVGAFGGAFKDLLPTDLIVPVMKEAAKQSNLHSSEIDEVILGHCIQRTDQPNTARTAALLSGFDDTTTGFTIQRQCASGMQAIISAALQIQTGLSEIVLAGGVEAMSSSPYILKQHRFGQRLQHGEVRDSVWEVLEDPIHGIMMGETAENLAESHDISREEQDQFAMLSHQRAVNAIEKGYFDSQIVPVTIKGRKGEKVIGTDESPRPGLTADKLANLKPAFREGGTVTAGNSSSLNDGGAALILMSEEEAEKKGLQPLARIAGYSVAGVDPKIMGIGPVPAIQDGIHKGNWTLDEIDLFEINEAFAAQYLAVEKELGLDRNKVNVNGSGISIGHPVGCTGARIAVSLVHELKRQNLKKGIASLCVGGGMGASVLLESL
- a CDS encoding alpha/beta fold hydrolase, which gives rise to MAVIELKKILLSNGETMAYRERSGGDLPVVLVHGNMTSSKHWDLLLDRMDERYKLYAVDMRGFGESSNHQPITSIQDLSLDLKDWADEIGIRDFCLIGWSTGGAVAMQFAADHPGYCDRLILLASASTRGYPFFGTNEDGSTDHANRLKTLEDVKKDKGKTIPVQAAYDTNDREFLRSLWNALIYTDTRPESELYEEYIDDMRTQRNLAEIYHALNTFNISDRHNGLVEGNGQASSISIPVLVLRGDRDYVITKEMTEEIVHDIGENADFTELKNSGHSPLVDDLEQLVERMESFLQQKEEIS
- a CDS encoding branched-chain amino acid ABC transporter permease gives rise to the protein MKSLQSRSNLFMGTALLLLVLFPLFNDSRSMMILLTQVFIFGIFAMSYDLLLGYTGIVSFGHAMFFGIGAYSTGIFLDRMEPNMFWFFVSLLAGFVIAGIISYLVGLLTLRLKSHFYAMLTLAFAGLFLVGAEKWRTLTFGNDGFTFRTPDFMKDRMTFYFTCLAVMAVVYLVLRRFTKSPAGSVLQAIRENEQRAESLGFHILHYKIIASVIAGVLASLAGSLYAISLRFVNTSVFTMDITLDALLMTIIGGVGTLIGAIIGAGLIEFAHHWLTELAGTYPIFERWIIFFGILYILAVMFFPAGIVGSLRKIGRKKRTVKRHRAEEKKIAG